A genomic region of Phragmites australis chromosome 2, lpPhrAust1.1, whole genome shotgun sequence contains the following coding sequences:
- the LOC133909309 gene encoding bidirectional sugar transporter SWEET1a isoform X1, translating into MEHIARFFFGVSGNVIALFLFLSPVVTFWRIIRKRSTEDFSGVPYNMTLLNCLLSAWYGLPFVSPNNILVTTINGTGSVIEAIYVVIFLIFAERRIRLRMLGLMGIVTSIFTTVVLVSLLALHGNGRKIFCGLAATIFSICMYASPLSIMRLVIKTKSVEFMPFLLSLSVFLCGTSWFIYGLLGRDPFIAIPNGCGSFLGLMQLILYAIYRNHKGAPAPAGKGDAAVAEVEDAKKAVAAVELADAKTNRGVDKVATQV; encoded by the exons ATGGAACATATAGCGAGGTTCTTCTTTGGAGTTTCAG GTAATGTCATTGCGCTCTTCCTCTTCCTGTCGCCTGT CGTCACCTTCTGGAGGATCATCAGGAAGCGATCGACGGAGGACTTCTCCGGCGTGCCCTACAACATGACGCTGCTCAACTGCCTCCTATCAGCTTG gtacGGTCTGCCGTTCGTGTCCCCGAACAACATCCTGGTGACGACGATCAACGGGACGGGGTCGGTGATCGAGGCCATCTATGTGGTGATCTTCCTTATCTTCGCGGAGCGGAGGATCAGGCTGCGGATGCTGGGCCTCATGGGCATCGTCACCTCCATCTTCACCACGGTGGTGCTTGTCTCGCTGCTGGCCCTGCACGGCAACGGCCGCAAGATCTTCTGCGGCCTCGCCGCCACCATCTTCTCCATCTGCATGTACGCCTCGCCGCTCTCCATCATG AGGTTGGTGATCAAGACGAAGAGCGTGGAGTTCATGCCGTTCCTGCTCTCCTTGTCCGTGTTCCTGTGCGGCACCTCCTGGTTCATCTACGGCCTCCTCGGCCGCGACCCCTTCATCGCG ATCCCCAACGGGTGCGGGAGCTTCCTGGGCCTGATGCAGCTGATCTTGTACGCCATCTACCGGAACCACAAGGGCGCCCCCGCGCCAGCCGGCAAGGGAGATGCCGCCGTCGCGGAGGTGGAGGACGCGAAGAAGGCGGTCGCAGCGGTGGAGCTGGCCGACGCCAAGACCAACAGGGGGGTCGACAAGGTCGCCACCCAGGTGTAG
- the LOC133909309 gene encoding bidirectional sugar transporter SWEET1a isoform X2: MTLLNCLLSAWYGLPFVSPNNILVTTINGTGSVIEAIYVVIFLIFAERRIRLRMLGLMGIVTSIFTTVVLVSLLALHGNGRKIFCGLAATIFSICMYASPLSIMRLVIKTKSVEFMPFLLSLSVFLCGTSWFIYGLLGRDPFIAIPNGCGSFLGLMQLILYAIYRNHKGAPAPAGKGDAAVAEVEDAKKAVAAVELADAKTNRGVDKVATQV, encoded by the exons ATGACGCTGCTCAACTGCCTCCTATCAGCTTG gtacGGTCTGCCGTTCGTGTCCCCGAACAACATCCTGGTGACGACGATCAACGGGACGGGGTCGGTGATCGAGGCCATCTATGTGGTGATCTTCCTTATCTTCGCGGAGCGGAGGATCAGGCTGCGGATGCTGGGCCTCATGGGCATCGTCACCTCCATCTTCACCACGGTGGTGCTTGTCTCGCTGCTGGCCCTGCACGGCAACGGCCGCAAGATCTTCTGCGGCCTCGCCGCCACCATCTTCTCCATCTGCATGTACGCCTCGCCGCTCTCCATCATG AGGTTGGTGATCAAGACGAAGAGCGTGGAGTTCATGCCGTTCCTGCTCTCCTTGTCCGTGTTCCTGTGCGGCACCTCCTGGTTCATCTACGGCCTCCTCGGCCGCGACCCCTTCATCGCG ATCCCCAACGGGTGCGGGAGCTTCCTGGGCCTGATGCAGCTGATCTTGTACGCCATCTACCGGAACCACAAGGGCGCCCCCGCGCCAGCCGGCAAGGGAGATGCCGCCGTCGCGGAGGTGGAGGACGCGAAGAAGGCGGTCGCAGCGGTGGAGCTGGCCGACGCCAAGACCAACAGGGGGGTCGACAAGGTCGCCACCCAGGTGTAG
- the LOC133909310 gene encoding uncharacterized protein LOC133909310 isoform X1, whose protein sequence is MPIDMPRGLPFAVDTWGPSSRRRRHRFLTHAHLDHLVGAGAAADGAGTVYATSLTLSLALRRFPQLERWELVEMEVGRTVVVDDPAGAFSVTAYDANHCPGAVMFLFEGEFGSILHTGDCRLTPDCVQNLPLKYIAKKGKENICQLDFIFLDCTFSKCFLKLPSKESAIQQVIACIWKHPHAPFVYLACDLLGHEDILVEVSRTFGSKIYVDRKLDCFKTLSLTAPEIITDDPSSRFQMVGFHQLYDRASKKLEEARASLQPEPLFIRPSTQWYASCARSQKPSLTEAEQDEFGFWHICFSIHSSRDELEQALQLLQPQWVISTTPPCFAIELSYVKKHCFKTRLTADDPLWKIFRDPLGKSVSSPSSVLASETHTDENKSIFLVDDDHPSSASEECSYLNVSTLELKFVSSLPPEEPDITLFGRARFASQAIDIMKEELCNQYVAFEEATACAPTDSVHGSSEDVETCSEMHIIMKQASASQQNHVEAGDEVPCCQREASPMQSEVFQVQSLHTVQRDMLVRVDQHEKSGAPIESKSLSSAEDSNLSMVRSEERTDCQKEHSCIIGSSKCLNASLKRFYRSRNIPVPRPLPSLVRLLESSKRVKMQPSTNNSLNSRHSLP, encoded by the exons ATGCCGATCGACATGCCGCGGGGGCTCCCCTTCGCCGTCGACACCTGGGgcccctcctcccgccgccggcgccaccgcTTCCTCACCCACGCGCACCTGGACCACCTCGTCGGCGCCGGGGCCGCCGCCGATGGAGCCGGCACCGTCTACGCCACCAGCCTCACCTTGTCGCTGGCGCTTCGCCGCTTTCCCCAG TTGGAGAGGTGGGAGTTGGTGGAGATGGAGGTGGGGAGGACGGTGGTGGTGGATGATCCCGCCGGCGCGTTCTCCGTCACCGCGTACGACGCCAATCACTGCCCTG GGGCGGTCATGTTCTTGTTTGAGGGTGAGTTCGGTAGCATACTGCACACAGGGGACTGTCGACTTACACCGGATTGTGTACAGAATTTGCCACTGAAGTACATagcaaagaaaggaaaagaaaacattTGCCAGCTTGACTTTATCTTCCTGGATTGCACTTTTTCCAAGTGCTTCCTTAAGCTACCGAGCAAAGAGTCAGCAATTCAGCAG GTTATAGCTTGCATATGGAAGCATCCACATGCACCTTTCGTTTATCTCGCTTGTGATCTTCTTGGGCATGAAGATATCCTAGTTGAGGTATCAAGGACATTCGGATCGAAGATTTATGTTGACCGGAAATTGGATTGTTTTAAAACGCTATCGCTCACAGCACCTGAAATCATCACTGATGATCCATCTTCTCGCTTTCAG ATGGTTGGATTCCACCAATTATATGACAGAGCAAgtaagaagcttgaagaggcaAGGGCAAGTCTCCAGCCAGAACCCTTATTTATCCGTCCATCAACACAGTGGTATGCAAGCTGCGCTCGAAGCCAGAAACCCAGTCTAACAGAAGCTGAGCAGGATGAGTTTGGGTTCTGGCATATTTGTTTCTCCATTCACTCTTCTCGTGATGAGTTGGAGCAGGCACTGCAACTTCTCCAGCCTCAGTGGGTCATTTCAACAACTCCCCCATGCTTTGCCATTGAGCTGAGCTATGTAAAGAAACATTGTTTCAAGACCCGCTTAACAGCTGATGATCCATTGTGGAAAATATTCAGAGATCCTCTTGGAAAGTCTGTGTCCTCCCCTTCTTCGGTGCTTGCTTCTGAAACACACACAGACGAAAATAAGTCAATTTTTCTTGTCGATGATGATCATCCATCCTCTGCCAGTGAAGAATGTTCATATTTAAATGTAAGCACCCTTGAACTGAAATTTGTGTCATCGCTTCCACCTGAAGAACCAGACATTACGTTGTTTGGAAGAGCAAGGTTTGCCTCTCAAGCAATTGACATAATGAAAGAAGAGTTATGCAACCAGTACGTTGCCTTTGAAGAAGCCACGGCATGTGCACCGACAGATTCGGTTCATGGTAGCAGTGAAGATGTTGAAACATGTTCTGAGATGCATATCATCATGAAGCAAGCATCAGCCTCCCAACAGAATCACGTGGAAGCTGGAGATGAAGTCCCCTGCTGTCAGCGTGAAGCGTCCCCAATGCAGTCTGAAGTATTCCAAGTTCAATCATTGCATACTGTTCAACGCGATATGTTAGTGCGGGTTGATCAACATGAAAAGTCTGGAGCTCCAATAGAGTCAAAATCATTAAGTTCTGCTGAAGACTCAAACCTTTCCATGGTCAGAAGTGAAGAAAGAACTGATTGTCAAAAGGAACACTCGTGCATTATTGGGTCATCGAAATGTTTGAATGCAAGTTTGAAGAGGTTCTACAGATCAAGGAATATCCCTGTCCCTCGACCTCTCCCGTCACTTGTCAGACTTTTGGAATCCTCTAAACGGGTCAAAATGCAACCAAGCACTAATAATTCATTGAATTCGCGACACAGCTTACCCTAA
- the LOC133909310 gene encoding uncharacterized protein LOC133909310 isoform X2: MEPAPSTPPASPCRWRFAAFPSWRGGSWWRWRWGGRWWWMIPPARSPSPRAVMFLFEGEFGSILHTGDCRLTPDCVQNLPLKYIAKKGKENICQLDFIFLDCTFSKCFLKLPSKESAIQQVIACIWKHPHAPFVYLACDLLGHEDILVEVSRTFGSKIYVDRKLDCFKTLSLTAPEIITDDPSSRFQMVGFHQLYDRASKKLEEARASLQPEPLFIRPSTQWYASCARSQKPSLTEAEQDEFGFWHICFSIHSSRDELEQALQLLQPQWVISTTPPCFAIELSYVKKHCFKTRLTADDPLWKIFRDPLGKSVSSPSSVLASETHTDENKSIFLVDDDHPSSASEECSYLNVSTLELKFVSSLPPEEPDITLFGRARFASQAIDIMKEELCNQYVAFEEATACAPTDSVHGSSEDVETCSEMHIIMKQASASQQNHVEAGDEVPCCQREASPMQSEVFQVQSLHTVQRDMLVRVDQHEKSGAPIESKSLSSAEDSNLSMVRSEERTDCQKEHSCIIGSSKCLNASLKRFYRSRNIPVPRPLPSLVRLLESSKRVKMQPSTNNSLNSRHSLP; encoded by the exons ATGGAGCCGGCACCGTCTACGCCACCAGCCTCACCTTGTCGCTGGCGCTTCGCCGCTTTCCCCAG TTGGAGAGGTGGGAGTTGGTGGAGATGGAGGTGGGGAGGACGGTGGTGGTGGATGATCCCGCCGGCGCGTTCTCCGTCACCGC GGGCGGTCATGTTCTTGTTTGAGGGTGAGTTCGGTAGCATACTGCACACAGGGGACTGTCGACTTACACCGGATTGTGTACAGAATTTGCCACTGAAGTACATagcaaagaaaggaaaagaaaacattTGCCAGCTTGACTTTATCTTCCTGGATTGCACTTTTTCCAAGTGCTTCCTTAAGCTACCGAGCAAAGAGTCAGCAATTCAGCAG GTTATAGCTTGCATATGGAAGCATCCACATGCACCTTTCGTTTATCTCGCTTGTGATCTTCTTGGGCATGAAGATATCCTAGTTGAGGTATCAAGGACATTCGGATCGAAGATTTATGTTGACCGGAAATTGGATTGTTTTAAAACGCTATCGCTCACAGCACCTGAAATCATCACTGATGATCCATCTTCTCGCTTTCAG ATGGTTGGATTCCACCAATTATATGACAGAGCAAgtaagaagcttgaagaggcaAGGGCAAGTCTCCAGCCAGAACCCTTATTTATCCGTCCATCAACACAGTGGTATGCAAGCTGCGCTCGAAGCCAGAAACCCAGTCTAACAGAAGCTGAGCAGGATGAGTTTGGGTTCTGGCATATTTGTTTCTCCATTCACTCTTCTCGTGATGAGTTGGAGCAGGCACTGCAACTTCTCCAGCCTCAGTGGGTCATTTCAACAACTCCCCCATGCTTTGCCATTGAGCTGAGCTATGTAAAGAAACATTGTTTCAAGACCCGCTTAACAGCTGATGATCCATTGTGGAAAATATTCAGAGATCCTCTTGGAAAGTCTGTGTCCTCCCCTTCTTCGGTGCTTGCTTCTGAAACACACACAGACGAAAATAAGTCAATTTTTCTTGTCGATGATGATCATCCATCCTCTGCCAGTGAAGAATGTTCATATTTAAATGTAAGCACCCTTGAACTGAAATTTGTGTCATCGCTTCCACCTGAAGAACCAGACATTACGTTGTTTGGAAGAGCAAGGTTTGCCTCTCAAGCAATTGACATAATGAAAGAAGAGTTATGCAACCAGTACGTTGCCTTTGAAGAAGCCACGGCATGTGCACCGACAGATTCGGTTCATGGTAGCAGTGAAGATGTTGAAACATGTTCTGAGATGCATATCATCATGAAGCAAGCATCAGCCTCCCAACAGAATCACGTGGAAGCTGGAGATGAAGTCCCCTGCTGTCAGCGTGAAGCGTCCCCAATGCAGTCTGAAGTATTCCAAGTTCAATCATTGCATACTGTTCAACGCGATATGTTAGTGCGGGTTGATCAACATGAAAAGTCTGGAGCTCCAATAGAGTCAAAATCATTAAGTTCTGCTGAAGACTCAAACCTTTCCATGGTCAGAAGTGAAGAAAGAACTGATTGTCAAAAGGAACACTCGTGCATTATTGGGTCATCGAAATGTTTGAATGCAAGTTTGAAGAGGTTCTACAGATCAAGGAATATCCCTGTCCCTCGACCTCTCCCGTCACTTGTCAGACTTTTGGAATCCTCTAAACGGGTCAAAATGCAACCAAGCACTAATAATTCATTGAATTCGCGACACAGCTTACCCTAA
- the LOC133909310 gene encoding uncharacterized protein LOC133909310 isoform X3 — translation MFLFEGEFGSILHTGDCRLTPDCVQNLPLKYIAKKGKENICQLDFIFLDCTFSKCFLKLPSKESAIQQVIACIWKHPHAPFVYLACDLLGHEDILVEVSRTFGSKIYVDRKLDCFKTLSLTAPEIITDDPSSRFQMVGFHQLYDRASKKLEEARASLQPEPLFIRPSTQWYASCARSQKPSLTEAEQDEFGFWHICFSIHSSRDELEQALQLLQPQWVISTTPPCFAIELSYVKKHCFKTRLTADDPLWKIFRDPLGKSVSSPSSVLASETHTDENKSIFLVDDDHPSSASEECSYLNVSTLELKFVSSLPPEEPDITLFGRARFASQAIDIMKEELCNQYVAFEEATACAPTDSVHGSSEDVETCSEMHIIMKQASASQQNHVEAGDEVPCCQREASPMQSEVFQVQSLHTVQRDMLVRVDQHEKSGAPIESKSLSSAEDSNLSMVRSEERTDCQKEHSCIIGSSKCLNASLKRFYRSRNIPVPRPLPSLVRLLESSKRVKMQPSTNNSLNSRHSLP, via the exons ATGTTCTTGTTTGAGGGTGAGTTCGGTAGCATACTGCACACAGGGGACTGTCGACTTACACCGGATTGTGTACAGAATTTGCCACTGAAGTACATagcaaagaaaggaaaagaaaacattTGCCAGCTTGACTTTATCTTCCTGGATTGCACTTTTTCCAAGTGCTTCCTTAAGCTACCGAGCAAAGAGTCAGCAATTCAGCAG GTTATAGCTTGCATATGGAAGCATCCACATGCACCTTTCGTTTATCTCGCTTGTGATCTTCTTGGGCATGAAGATATCCTAGTTGAGGTATCAAGGACATTCGGATCGAAGATTTATGTTGACCGGAAATTGGATTGTTTTAAAACGCTATCGCTCACAGCACCTGAAATCATCACTGATGATCCATCTTCTCGCTTTCAG ATGGTTGGATTCCACCAATTATATGACAGAGCAAgtaagaagcttgaagaggcaAGGGCAAGTCTCCAGCCAGAACCCTTATTTATCCGTCCATCAACACAGTGGTATGCAAGCTGCGCTCGAAGCCAGAAACCCAGTCTAACAGAAGCTGAGCAGGATGAGTTTGGGTTCTGGCATATTTGTTTCTCCATTCACTCTTCTCGTGATGAGTTGGAGCAGGCACTGCAACTTCTCCAGCCTCAGTGGGTCATTTCAACAACTCCCCCATGCTTTGCCATTGAGCTGAGCTATGTAAAGAAACATTGTTTCAAGACCCGCTTAACAGCTGATGATCCATTGTGGAAAATATTCAGAGATCCTCTTGGAAAGTCTGTGTCCTCCCCTTCTTCGGTGCTTGCTTCTGAAACACACACAGACGAAAATAAGTCAATTTTTCTTGTCGATGATGATCATCCATCCTCTGCCAGTGAAGAATGTTCATATTTAAATGTAAGCACCCTTGAACTGAAATTTGTGTCATCGCTTCCACCTGAAGAACCAGACATTACGTTGTTTGGAAGAGCAAGGTTTGCCTCTCAAGCAATTGACATAATGAAAGAAGAGTTATGCAACCAGTACGTTGCCTTTGAAGAAGCCACGGCATGTGCACCGACAGATTCGGTTCATGGTAGCAGTGAAGATGTTGAAACATGTTCTGAGATGCATATCATCATGAAGCAAGCATCAGCCTCCCAACAGAATCACGTGGAAGCTGGAGATGAAGTCCCCTGCTGTCAGCGTGAAGCGTCCCCAATGCAGTCTGAAGTATTCCAAGTTCAATCATTGCATACTGTTCAACGCGATATGTTAGTGCGGGTTGATCAACATGAAAAGTCTGGAGCTCCAATAGAGTCAAAATCATTAAGTTCTGCTGAAGACTCAAACCTTTCCATGGTCAGAAGTGAAGAAAGAACTGATTGTCAAAAGGAACACTCGTGCATTATTGGGTCATCGAAATGTTTGAATGCAAGTTTGAAGAGGTTCTACAGATCAAGGAATATCCCTGTCCCTCGACCTCTCCCGTCACTTGTCAGACTTTTGGAATCCTCTAAACGGGTCAAAATGCAACCAAGCACTAATAATTCATTGAATTCGCGACACAGCTTACCCTAA
- the LOC133909311 gene encoding scarecrow-like protein 1, which translates to MSFVRRADPSTAYTDNLYIHKFAAPSSNFSARRFASDTQLFRYGPEPYNAEYGNMDFTGAPSAAFQNSFCSQQASLTPYHVTADGRTLSVADTQSNSCSDAAKDSPVLSNVSQQNSQSVSDGQSSEIEVEFDEDEIRLKLQELEHALLDDGDDILFEISQAGSINDEWADPMKNVLLPNSPKESESSISCAVSNDGAARTPKQLLFDCAAALSEYNIDEAQSIITELRQMVSVQGDPSQRIAAYLVEGLAARIVASGKGIYKALTCKNPPTLYQLSAMQILFEACPCFRLGFMAANYAILELCKGEERLHIIDFDINQGSQYITLIQFLKNNVNKPCHLRITGVDDPETVQRPIGGLRVIGQRLEKLADECGVSFEFKAVGANIGDVTPAMLDCHPGEALVVNFAFQLHHLPDESVSIMNERDQLLRMVKALQPKLVTLVEQDANTNTAPFLTRFREVYDYYSALFDSLDATLPRESPDRMNVERQCLAREIVNILACEGPDRVERYEVAGKWRARMTMAGFTPCPFNSNVISGIRSLLKSYCDRYKFEEDHSGLHFGWGEKTLIVSSAWQ; encoded by the exons ATGTCTTTTGTTCGGCGAGCAGACCCATCAACGGCTTACACGGATAATCTTTACATTCATAAATTTGCTGCACCAAGCTCAAATTTTTCTGCACGAAGATTTGCGTCTGATACCCAGCTGTTCCGTTATGGTCCTGAACCATATAACGCTGAGTATGGGAACATGGATTTCACTGGAGCACCATCTGCTGCATTTCAGAACTCGTTTTGCAGTCAGCAGGCCTCACTAACACCATACCATGTAACAGCTGATGGACGAACTCTGAGTGTTGCAGATACCCAGTCCAACTCTTGCTCTGATGCAGCAAAAGACTCACCAGTTCTCTCCAATGTCTCTCAGCAGAACTCACAATCCGTATCAGATGGTCAGAGTTCTGAAATCGAAGTAGAGTTTGACGAAGATGAGATTAGACTGAAGCTTCAGGAGCTGGAGCATGCTTTActtgatgatggtgatgatatctTGTTTGAGATTTCCCAAGCAGGTAGCATTAATGATGAATGGGCTGACCCCATGAAGAATGTATTGCTTCCAAATTCACCAAAAGAATCAGAATCAAGCATCAGTTGTGCTGTTAGCAACGACGGAGCAGCACGGACCCCAAAGCAGTTACTATTTGACTGTGCTGCGGCATTATCCGAATACAACATAGATGAAGCACAGTCAATCATCACGGAGCTTCGGCAGATGGTCTCAGTTCAAGGGGACCCTTCTCAGAGGATCGCAGCCTATCTGGTGGAGGGCCTTGCTGCAAGAATAGTAGCTTCAGGAAAAGGTATCTACAAGGCCTTGACATGCAAGAACCCTCCAACTTTGTATCAGCTTTCAGCAATGCAAATCCTCTTTGAAGCCTGTCCATGTTTCCGTTTGGGTTTCATGGCTGCTAATTATGCTATACTTGAATTGTGCAAAGGTGAGGAGAGACTGCACATTATAGACTTTGATATCAATCAGGGCAGCCAGTACATTACATTGATACAATTTCTCAAGAACAATGTAAACAAGCCGTGTCATTTGAGGATAACTGGTGTTGATGATCCTGAGACAGTGCAGAGGCCCATTGGAGGTCTGAGGGTCATTGGACAACGCCTAGAGAAGCTTGCAGATGAATGTGGGGTATCTTTTGAGTTCAAGGCAGTTGGTGCTAACATTGGGGACGTCACACCTGCAATGCTAGATTGTCATCCTGGGGAAGCACTTGTTGTCAATTTTGCATTCCAGCTGCACCACCTTCCTGATGAAAGTGTTTCGATTATGAATGAAAGGGATCAGCTCCTTCGAATGGTGAAGGCCCTCCAACCAAAGCTAGTAACCCTGGTTGAGCAGGATGCCAATACCAATACTGCACCGTTTCTGACAAG GTTCCGTGAAGTCTATGATTACTACTCTGCACTTTTTGATTCGCTGGATGCGACACTTCCAAGGGAAAGTCCGGATAGAATGAATGTTGAGAGACAATGTCTTGCACGAGAAATTGTTAACATATTGGCTTGTGAAGGTCCTGATCGTGTGGAGAG ATACGAAGTTGCTGGAAAATGGAGAGCAAGAATGACAATGGCTGGCTTCACGCCGTGTCCATTTAACAGCAATGTCATCAGTGGAATAAGATCGCTACTCAAGTCGTACTGTGATCGGTACAAGTTCGAGGAGGACCATAGTGGACTTCATTTCGGCTGGGGGGAGAAAACTCTCATCGTCTCCTCCGCGTGGCAATAG